The Montipora foliosa isolate CH-2021 chromosome 1, ASM3666993v2, whole genome shotgun sequence DNA segment CTTTAGGCTCAACAGCGGCTGGTGTAAGGTAGGTGtttatttgatttgtgttgGGAGGCACCTTCTATTTTGTGGTTacattaataatgataattaaaatTCCTTTGCTCTTTCTCTTACAGGCGCTGTTCATGTTCTGTGGTATCATTACCTGCTGCTATTTCTGCTGTTGCTGCTTTTTCTGTTGTAATTTTTGTTGTGGTAAATGTAAACCCGTACCTGATGAGCAGTGGGAAGACTTTGATGAATttgatgaagggaaagaagaagACGAACCGATTACAACACAACCAGGAAACAACGGAAATGGTACGAGTTCCGAACAGCCGAAGTCACCAGGCGTCGACAGTGCGAACAGCAACAGCACAGCTTCGTCCGCTATTCCCATGCCTTCGTCGTGAATGACGGTGTAGTACTCATGGGAATGGGGAGGAGTTTCAAACGCGTTTGGCAGCCATATTGAATATTAGACTTAGGgggctttccatttgacagaactgaccggccaggcCGGGAATGtagaaggactaactctacaacgccttcataTTAACACAATTCGaagatgatatatactcctccagaaggaTGCGAGAGATTTTCATGCAAGTGTGCCTTCAAATTGCTGCATTTTCTTTACAAAGTGACGGGTCTGACCGGTCAGTTCTGACAagaggaaagcgcccttagacaatgttgaaaaaatCGAGTAAATCCTGTACCTATTCCAGACTGCTATTTCATTGGTCCCTATGACATGTAGCTTCTTTTGTTAGACTGgttgtattgttttgttttccaattaatCACAGACCACGTCTAGAAGGCTACAGGGTCACTCATAGAATTGGTTTGGGTGAATtttgatcaattttttttttcatagtgTTTGTGTTTTTTCTGTACCATAACTCGTAATTGAGCTAGATCAATTCAATGTGGCTGCCACCCggttaaaatgtaaaatgtttattttgaaGACATCGCCTCGAGATCATTAAGGAGAACTTTTTTAttaaaccaaaaaataattttcgtCCTTTTATGGTAAAATCTGTTATTTTGTCCTCGGCGACAACTGCATGTATTACAAATTTTCAATTCTTGCGCTGAGGTTCGGGGTGTGATTCCGTTCCATTGAAACTGTTAACAGCCATGAATGGTCTGGGTTGTCTGTCTCAAAAGTCCGGAACTTATTCTATTGTGAATCTTGAAGAAATTATATCAGCAAACATAAGAAATTCTAACAAACATAACCAACAATAAAAAAGCAAAGGAAtcaaatcctttttttcctGCGGCGCGGATCTAATACCCCGCATAGATAATTATCCCTGTAAAAAAATAAGTCAGTAAATTGTTATTACTTATCGTGCAGTTAGTCTATGATAATCCTCTCAATGAAACGTCTATAACAGTCGGTGACTATTTGCGGTTTTCCTATTTAGGAGAGTAAGGTTGTACGATTCAGTAATAGAAAATGAATGACTTGGAAGGCAAAAattttcagttcagttttttgtttgctttgtatCAAGTACTCAGTTCTGGTGAGAACAGTTTCGCAAAGGTGATTTCCTGATTGAGACATTTATTTGGTACTTTTAAATCTTCCAAAGACTAACGAATCTGAACTGGATATCGCCCAATCTTGACCCCAGAGATCTTCTCTTGACTGacggagagaagagctctggggaactctgaaccaaagtgtcttctcattggttttcgtgaagaacaatcaaaagcgtctctaattggtgcattcatgttagcacgaggagtgagcaggcgccgtaagattCAAATAGCCAAACATTGGCTATAACatccctacggcgcatgttctgcTACatggagtttcccagagccttgggttgatccgaggctctggtgacgagaatggataTCGCCATGTTGTCGTCCTTACTCTCTCTCATGGGAATATATAGTTGTATgtaattagccagtatcaagaTTACCATGATATCCTTGTCTGACCCTCCAAAATtttacataagcattgtttccagtttctcttgggagcATTGTAAGTCCTAAGAGAAAGTAAAAacatgctcatgcaaaattttggagggacaaacaaagagtattatggtattttgatACTTTCTAATAATATGATGCCTGTTGCAACTAATTTTCGAGACTGGTATTTCGATAATATCTTGTATCAACCGGCTTTGAATATACGATTATCAATATTTTATGACACGGACAGTTGGAAAGAAATTCTGGGAattgaacatttttcttttaaaacacaaCCCAGCTATCGGGACTCGAATCTGCGATTACTTGCTCACCTGTCACCGCTCCCGACCACTAGACCATCCAGTCGCCGTTTGcttaaacaaattttaaacaCAATAATCTAATTTATTTGTCATAAGAACGGGCCGTAAACGTGTGTTAAAATACTCATCCCTATTCAATAGCCGTTTTGACCAATCGGATGAATTTCTCTAGACACGTGAGTAAGTGAGTGATACCTTAAGTAATTCACCCAACAAACCTAAAAGTCCGGGGAGGGATTTGAACGTGGCTCCAGCAAAATAGCGGGG contains these protein-coding regions:
- the LOC138006969 gene encoding dnaJ homolog subfamily C member 5-like isoform X2, translated to MEYEKMEDESNQGASLYDVLGVDKNATPEEIKKAYRKMALKHHPDKNPNNPEATEKFKEVNHAHSILSDPGKREIYDKYGSMGLYIAEQFGEENVKLYFRLNSGWCKALFMFCGIITCCYFCCCCFFCCNFCCGKCKPVPDEQWEDFDEFDEGKEEDEPITTQPGNNGNGTSSEQPKSPGVDSANSNSTASSAIPMPSS